From Plasmodium cynomolgi strain B DNA, chromosome 9, whole genome shotgun sequence:
AGAGTAAAGGAATGGGAACAAATAGGAACAAACGAAAAtttggagaagaaaatacaaaaagcaGATTTATTTCACGAAATTGTGCAATTATGTTCATTTATATCATTTGAAACGGCTGAAAGGGCGTTGAATAATTTAATCCATATAAATGAAGGAAAGGCTAccgattttttattaacctttttagaacaaaatttacccAGTAATAAAAGTCAATACGAGTTAGGAGTAGCAGATCTCAATTTAGGCAAGTATCTTTCAAACATCGGTTTCAACGTAGTTCATAATAACAACATTTTAGAACTCTTCAGAGCATgtagagaattttttttaaaaaaaattggtaccTATGTAGACAACTGTGGTGATATCGATATCAAGCATTTCAACATTGGATTAGGACATAGCTACTCGAGATCTAAATTAAAGTTAGACCCAAGGAAACAAGATAAATCAATTATTAACAGTATAGGTACAATTGAATcacttgataaaaatatcaacctTTTCAGTATGAGAGTAATCGAGTGGTATAGTTGGCATTTTCcagaactgaaaaaaattgtaacagatgtatgtatgtattgtAAGTTAGTGaacttaataaaaattaaagaaaatttcaatttCGAGGATGAAATGGAAAGGGAGAAGATAAACGAAATTACAAAAGATGAACAAATCACtgagaaaattattaaagtAGCTAACCTTTCTATTGGACAAGAACTTACACAAGAAGATCTCaacaatataataaatttttcaaatgaagttattaatttatttaacacAAGGAATGTATTATGGAATTATTTAGACAAGAAATTAAATATCGTTTCTCCAAATTTGAAGGAGCTTTTAGGAAATACGTTAAGTGCTCGGTTGATTAGTCATGCGGGATCTCTCGTTAATTTAGCTAAATGCCCATCTAGTAgtattcaaatttttggatCAGAGAAGGCTCTTTTTAACTCTCttaagggaaataaaaaaactcctAAATTTGGGATCCTTTATAATTCTTCTTACATTTCGAAGACTCCTCTCCCTATGAAGGGTCGTATGTCTAGGTACCTCTCCTGCAAGAGTGCCATGGCTGCTAGAATCGACTCCTTTTCGGATCACCCTACCAATTCTTATGGaatcatttttaagaaaCAGCTAGAGCATAAGATTCTTCACATGGTCAAGGGGGTGAAGCTGTCCAAAAATATTGACTACATGAATGAGGCTGAACAGATTTACAATCGAGAGGTTGGTGCCGTCCCAGACCAGGAGGAGGACCAggagggaaagaagaagaaaaagaagaaaaagaagaagaagagcaaGAAGAAGAGCAAGCAGGGAGCGGAGGAGGGAGCGGAGCAGGGAGCAGAGGAGGGAGCGGAGCAGGGAGCAGCGGAAGGAGCAGAGGCGGGAGCAGAGGAAGGAGCGGAGGAAGGAGCGGAGGAGGGAGCGGAGGAGGGAGCGGAGGAAGGAGATGACCAGAACGGTGATATCAATGGGGATATCAATGGAGATGTCAATGGGGATGTCAATGGGGATGTCAATGGAGATGTCAATGGCGATCTCGATGGTGACCAGAATGGAGACCTTAATGAGGAACAAAACGGGGAAGCGGAC
This genomic window contains:
- a CDS encoding nucleolar protein NOP56 (putative), which encodes MTELYILFECSAGYFLLRVKEWEQIGTNENLEKKIQKADLFHEIVQLCSFISFETAERALNNLIHINEGKATDFLLTFLEQNLPSNKSQYELGVADLNLGKYLSNIGFNVVHNNNILELFRACREFFLKKIGTYVDNCGDIDIKHFNIGLGHSYSRSKLKLDPRKQDKSIINSIGTIESLDKNINLFSMRLVNLIKIKENFNFEDEMEREKINEITKDEQITEKIIKVANLSIGQELTQEDLNNIINFSNEVINLFNTRNVLWNYLDKKLNIVSPNLKELLGNTLSARLISHAGSLVNLAKCPSSSIQIFGSEKALFNSLKGNKKTPKFGILYNSSYISKTPLPMKGRMSRYLSCKSAMAARIDSFSDHPTNSYGIIFKKQLEHKILHMVKGVKLSKNIDYMNEAEQIYNREVGAVPDQEEDQEGKKKKKKKKKKKSKKKSKQGAEEGAEQGAEEGAEQGAAEGAEAGAEEGAEEGAEEGAEEGAEEGDDQNGDINGDINGDVNGDVNGDVNGDVNGDLDGDQNGDLNEEQNGEADEAEVEADQTAAEVDQSDADSDSD